A stretch of Shewanella dokdonensis DNA encodes these proteins:
- a CDS encoding PrkA family serine protein kinase codes for MGIFEHYQQRYEKKLEEEFTLQEFLDLCKKDRTAYASAAERLLIAIGEPEVIDTSKNPVLSRIFSNRVISRYPAFKDFFGMEEAIEQIVSYLRHSAQGLEESKQILYLLGPVGGGKSSLAEKLKALMQEVPVYILTANGERSPVNDHPFCLFDPDEDGKLLQQEYQIPLRYLKTIMSPWAVKRLHEFGGDISKFRVVKVFPSVLDQIAIAKTEPGDENNQDISSLVGKVDIRKLEHYAQNDADAYAYSGALCRANQGLMEFVEMFKAPIKVLHPLLTATQEGNYNGTEGLSALPFSGIILAHSNESEWSAFRNNKNNEAFLDRVYIVKVPYCLRVSEEIHIYEKLIANSELAHAPCSPSTLETLAQFSVLSRIKAPENSAIYSKMRVYNGESLKDTDPKAKSYQEYRDYAGVDEGMEGLSTRFAFKILSKVFNFDRTEIAANPVHLFYVLEKQIEQEQFPNDTADRYLEFLKGYLIPKYVEFIGKEIQTAYLESYSEYGQNIFDRYVTYADFWIQDQEYRDPETGQLFDRAALNAELEKIEKPAGISNPKDFRNEIVNFVLRARANNDGNNPTWTSYEKLRTVIEKKMFSNTEDLLPVISFNTKTSTEDQRKHDDFVSRMMEKGYTKKQVRLLSEWYLRVRKSS; via the coding sequence ATGGGTATATTCGAGCATTATCAGCAGCGCTACGAGAAGAAACTCGAGGAAGAATTCACACTTCAGGAGTTTCTCGACCTCTGCAAAAAAGATCGCACGGCATACGCTTCGGCAGCCGAAAGACTGCTTATCGCTATTGGTGAGCCGGAAGTTATCGACACCTCAAAAAATCCAGTGTTGAGTCGGATTTTCTCTAACCGTGTGATTTCACGTTATCCAGCCTTTAAAGACTTCTTCGGCATGGAAGAAGCCATTGAACAGATCGTTTCCTATTTGCGCCATTCAGCGCAAGGATTGGAGGAATCAAAACAGATCCTGTACTTACTCGGGCCTGTCGGTGGCGGTAAATCATCGCTAGCAGAAAAACTCAAGGCTCTGATGCAGGAAGTTCCTGTGTATATACTGACGGCCAATGGCGAACGCAGTCCGGTAAATGACCACCCATTTTGTCTCTTTGACCCAGATGAAGATGGCAAGTTACTGCAACAGGAATATCAAATTCCATTACGCTATCTAAAAACCATCATGTCACCTTGGGCGGTTAAGCGTTTACATGAATTTGGCGGTGATATCTCCAAATTCCGCGTGGTAAAAGTATTTCCCTCTGTGCTTGATCAGATAGCAATCGCAAAAACGGAACCAGGTGATGAAAACAATCAGGATATCTCATCTCTGGTTGGTAAAGTCGATATTCGAAAACTTGAGCACTACGCACAAAATGATGCCGATGCCTACGCCTATTCCGGCGCATTATGCCGTGCTAACCAGGGACTAATGGAATTTGTGGAGATGTTTAAAGCGCCCATCAAGGTGCTACATCCTCTGCTGACGGCCACCCAGGAAGGTAACTATAACGGCACTGAAGGACTCTCTGCCTTACCTTTCAGCGGCATCATTCTGGCGCATTCCAATGAGTCTGAATGGAGTGCCTTCCGTAACAACAAAAACAATGAAGCGTTTCTTGACCGTGTATACATAGTCAAAGTGCCTTATTGTCTGCGAGTGTCAGAAGAGATCCACATCTACGAAAAACTCATTGCAAACTCTGAACTGGCGCACGCGCCCTGCTCTCCCAGTACCTTAGAAACACTGGCACAGTTCAGCGTACTCTCAAGAATTAAGGCGCCAGAAAACTCTGCTATCTACTCCAAGATGCGGGTTTATAACGGCGAAAGTCTTAAAGATACAGATCCTAAGGCCAAGTCATACCAAGAATACCGCGACTATGCTGGGGTTGATGAAGGGATGGAAGGGTTATCGACCCGTTTTGCCTTCAAGATCCTCTCAAAAGTATTTAACTTTGACAGGACAGAGATTGCCGCCAACCCTGTACACCTGTTTTATGTGTTGGAAAAACAAATTGAACAGGAACAATTCCCCAACGATACCGCCGATCGTTATTTGGAATTTTTAAAAGGCTATTTAATCCCTAAATATGTGGAATTTATTGGTAAAGAGATCCAAACCGCATACCTAGAATCCTACTCGGAATACGGCCAGAACATTTTTGACCGTTATGTCACCTATGCTGATTTCTGGATCCAGGATCAGGAATATCGTGACCCAGAAACCGGCCAACTATTTGACCGAGCCGCACTAAACGCCGAACTGGAAAAAATCGAAAAACCGGCTGGGATCAGCAACCCCAAAGATTTCCGTAATGAAATCGTCAATTTCGTATTACGTGCCCGCGCCAACAACGATGGCAATAATCCCACTTGGACGAGTTACGAGAAACTACGCACAGTGATAGAAAAGAAAATGTTTTCTAACACCGAAGATCTATTGCCGGTGATTTCATTCAACACCAAGACCTCCACTGAAGATCAGCGTAAACATGACGACTTTGTCAGTCGTATGATGGAAAAAGGCTACACCAAAAAACAGGTACGTCTGCTATCTGAATGGTACCTGAGGGTAAGAAAATCCTCGTAG
- the sodB gene encoding superoxide dismutase [Fe], with amino-acid sequence MAFELPALPYAKDALEPHISQETLEYHYGKHHNTYVVNLNKLIAGTENEGKSLEAIIKSSSGGVFNNAAQVWNHTFYWNCLAPTAGGEATGAVAAAIAKAFGSFEVFKEEFTKSATGNFGSGWTWLVKKADGSLAIQNTSNAGCPLTDGVTPLLTVDVWEHAYYIDYRNARPNYLSHYWELVNWDFVNKNFAA; translated from the coding sequence ATGGCTTTCGAATTACCTGCATTACCTTACGCAAAAGATGCATTGGAACCCCATATTTCACAAGAAACTTTAGAATACCATTATGGCAAACACCACAACACTTACGTGGTAAACCTCAATAAGTTGATAGCCGGAACTGAAAATGAAGGCAAATCATTGGAGGCGATTATCAAGTCGTCTTCAGGTGGTGTGTTCAACAATGCGGCTCAGGTTTGGAACCATACTTTTTACTGGAACTGCCTTGCACCTACCGCAGGCGGCGAAGCAACTGGTGCCGTTGCCGCTGCAATTGCTAAAGCTTTCGGTTCATTTGAAGTGTTTAAAGAAGAATTTACTAAGAGCGCAACAGGCAACTTTGGCTCAGGTTGGACCTGGTTAGTGAAGAAGGCTGATGGCTCATTAGCCATTCAGAACACCTCTAATGCTGGCTGCCCGCTGACAGACGGGGTAACCCCACTACTGACGGTTGATGTATGGGAACATGCCTATTACATCGACTACCGTAATGCCCGCCCTAACTATCTGTCGCATTATTGGGAACTGGTTAACTGGGATTTTGTGAATAAAAATTTCGCGGCTTAA
- a CDS encoding Grx4 family monothiol glutaredoxin, with amino-acid sequence MDTVEKIKHQLTENPIILYMKGSPKLPSCGFSSQVAQIMINIGEQFAFVDILQHPDIRAELPKYANWPTFPQLWVEGELIGGCDIVTEMYQKGELQTLIKETANKYRKDEE; translated from the coding sequence ATGGATACTGTTGAGAAAATTAAACACCAACTTACTGAAAATCCTATAATTCTCTACATGAAGGGCTCTCCTAAACTGCCAAGTTGCGGATTTTCTTCTCAGGTAGCTCAAATCATGATCAATATTGGGGAGCAGTTTGCGTTCGTCGATATCCTGCAACACCCCGATATCCGGGCAGAACTGCCTAAATATGCAAACTGGCCAACTTTCCCACAATTGTGGGTTGAAGGTGAATTAATCGGTGGCTGTGACATTGTAACTGAGATGTATCAAAAGGGAGAGTTACAGACTTTGATTAAAGAAACAGCAAATAAATACCGTAAAGACGAAGAGTAG
- a CDS encoding TonB-dependent receptor, with translation MLKTNKITAAVRLSLIAAVSAGSFGIVHTAVAAEQSTAKGGDVERIEVTGSRIKRQDMETASPVTSISADTIVAQGYASVDQLLQDQTSMAGAPIGATTNNGSDGAAQVDLRGMGANRTLVLLNGRRMVNSGSGADSAVDLNAIPVAMIQRVEILKDGASAVYGSDAIAGVVNIITKKDFEGFQFDAKSSSTDKGDGQTYELNGLYGFSTANGGNYTFGAAFAKRNGVIQGDRKWTERGSSSIVPQGEIIGNQLDANGDVVLDKDGDPEQEMKEYQNGAWVPLEEGYDFTPDSWYQTPSKRYSLFANMTQELGNDLVLTGDFLYTKRKSNQQMAAEPANLYLPVCTDSTTSQCINLTDAMVAGGIVANEKTGKINFRRRTNEVGPRIYGQDTDTYRASLDLQGYLNAGNGLSWDISYTYGKNKAKTWVDNSINATNMKASIYADPDAWFTGNPVNEDIQNDISFTDDARGGNEQHDVQANLSGDLFQLSAGAVSFAIGAEYRYESGYFDPDPVVVAGDSSSAQQYPTNGHYDVISFFQEVSVPFTEKLTGDFAWRYDEYDTFGKASTWKVGLTYRATEDIMLRGVVATGFRAPNVSELFGGNSGSYDYLTDPWGNTFDPQILVNYTSDPNLKPEESESYTAGIVYSPSYLDGFSTTIDYWKFNISDAITRVDVQSKLKACHDGGADAEAACAIINVTPDGDLTTLTSALTNVGSVKTSGVDINIAYKFSGLGLDWSINNDATYLIDYKKDGIDYRGYVDGNMGGYAKWRNNFSVTASQDAWSVMYYNRYISSMLDYDMGDGSEADSVLYHNIVGTYHFTDNLSLSAGVKNFTDEDPSYVSNGSDGGTSPQVYDVVGRQIYGSVSYKF, from the coding sequence ATGCTTAAAACGAATAAAATAACAGCAGCGGTAAGATTATCGCTGATTGCTGCTGTATCCGCAGGGTCTTTTGGAATAGTGCATACTGCTGTAGCGGCAGAACAGTCAACTGCTAAAGGCGGTGATGTTGAACGTATTGAGGTGACTGGCTCACGTATTAAACGTCAAGATATGGAGACTGCGTCTCCTGTCACCTCTATCAGTGCTGATACCATTGTTGCTCAAGGTTATGCTTCTGTTGACCAATTACTGCAAGACCAAACTTCTATGGCGGGTGCACCTATTGGCGCTACTACCAATAACGGTTCAGATGGTGCAGCTCAAGTAGATTTACGTGGTATGGGGGCTAACCGTACCTTAGTACTGTTAAATGGTCGCCGTATGGTGAATTCTGGCTCTGGTGCTGATAGTGCTGTGGATCTGAATGCTATTCCTGTGGCAATGATTCAACGTGTAGAAATCCTGAAGGATGGTGCATCTGCAGTATATGGCTCTGATGCTATTGCTGGGGTTGTTAACATCATCACTAAGAAAGATTTTGAAGGTTTTCAATTTGATGCTAAGTCATCTTCCACTGATAAGGGAGATGGTCAGACATACGAACTAAATGGACTATATGGTTTTAGCACTGCTAATGGTGGTAATTATACCTTTGGTGCGGCATTCGCTAAGCGTAATGGTGTCATTCAGGGTGACCGTAAGTGGACTGAACGTGGCAGCAGCTCTATAGTCCCTCAGGGGGAAATCATTGGTAATCAGCTCGACGCAAATGGCGATGTTGTGCTTGATAAAGATGGTGACCCAGAACAGGAGATGAAAGAATACCAGAATGGTGCTTGGGTTCCGTTAGAAGAGGGTTATGATTTCACTCCTGACAGTTGGTACCAGACACCAAGCAAGCGTTACAGCCTCTTTGCTAATATGACCCAAGAACTTGGTAATGACTTAGTTCTGACGGGAGATTTTTTATACACTAAGCGTAAATCTAACCAACAGATGGCGGCTGAACCTGCTAATCTTTATCTCCCTGTTTGTACCGACTCGACTACTTCCCAATGTATCAATCTGACAGATGCAATGGTCGCTGGTGGTATCGTAGCTAATGAAAAAACTGGAAAAATCAATTTCCGTCGTCGTACTAATGAAGTTGGTCCTCGCATATATGGACAAGATACAGATACATATCGTGCATCTCTTGATTTGCAAGGATATTTAAACGCAGGGAATGGTTTGTCATGGGATATTTCATATACCTATGGCAAGAATAAGGCTAAGACTTGGGTAGATAATTCTATTAATGCTACCAATATGAAAGCCTCTATATATGCTGATCCTGATGCTTGGTTTACTGGGAATCCAGTGAATGAAGACATTCAAAATGATATTTCATTTACAGATGATGCCCGTGGTGGTAACGAGCAACATGATGTCCAAGCTAACTTGAGTGGCGATTTGTTCCAGTTAAGTGCTGGTGCTGTAAGCTTTGCTATTGGCGCAGAATATCGTTATGAGAGTGGTTATTTTGACCCAGATCCAGTTGTCGTTGCTGGTGATAGTTCGTCAGCGCAACAATATCCTACAAATGGACATTATGATGTTATCTCTTTCTTCCAAGAAGTGAGTGTGCCATTTACTGAAAAACTGACAGGTGACTTCGCATGGCGTTATGACGAGTATGACACTTTCGGCAAGGCTTCGACTTGGAAAGTAGGCTTAACTTACCGCGCTACTGAAGATATTATGCTGCGTGGCGTAGTTGCGACAGGATTCCGCGCTCCAAATGTTAGCGAGTTGTTCGGTGGTAATTCTGGGTCATATGACTATTTGACCGATCCATGGGGTAATACTTTCGACCCTCAGATCTTGGTTAATTATACTTCTGATCCTAATCTGAAACCTGAAGAGTCAGAATCTTATACTGCAGGTATTGTATATTCTCCTAGTTATTTAGATGGATTCTCAACTACTATCGATTACTGGAAATTTAATATCTCTGATGCAATTACTCGTGTAGATGTGCAGTCTAAGCTGAAGGCTTGTCACGATGGTGGAGCTGATGCTGAAGCGGCTTGTGCCATCATTAATGTAACTCCTGATGGCGATCTAACAACTCTAACCTCTGCTTTGACTAACGTGGGTAGTGTCAAAACGAGTGGCGTCGATATTAACATCGCTTATAAATTCTCAGGCTTAGGGTTAGATTGGAGCATCAATAATGATGCTACCTACCTGATTGACTATAAAAAAGATGGTATCGATTACCGTGGTTATGTAGATGGTAATATGGGTGGTTATGCTAAATGGCGCAATAATTTTAGTGTAACCGCAAGTCAGGATGCTTGGAGTGTTATGTATTACAATCGCTATATCAGCAGTATGCTAGATTACGATATGGGCGATGGAAGTGAAGCTGACTCGGTATTGTACCATAACATCGTTGGTACTTATCACTTTACTGATAACTTGAGTTTATCTGCTGGTGTTAAGAACTTTACCGATGAGGATCCGTCATATGTGTCTAACGGAAGTGATGGTGGTACCTCTCCACAGGTTTACGATGTTGTCGGTCGTCAGATCTATGGTAGTGTAAGCTACAAGTTTTAA
- a CDS encoding LysR family transcriptional regulator has translation MDLNQLQIFAKTVEIKSFTGAAKALGLTKTTVSRKISELEERVGIKLLTRSTRRIALTHDGVLFYETIYKAFSELKTAESQLITDIDKGKIKVVLPYELNDVVDYSIFYSYLEAQKNINIELELCNKSKYNLINENIDILFHFNEINDNTIKSIKLLNINKLMVASPSYISKHGAPTYPTEINTHNYIDCMSNQSVDIEQGKIKLFDGKSWVYLTPNIKMSLDSAILAKNLAIDGFGITVLPEELAEVEIAKGTLINILEDYPIKSSILYLSYIKQHPIPSRITSFINHIHTNLISKFSDRVIDPVLDSSHHFK, from the coding sequence ATGGATCTTAACCAATTACAAATATTTGCAAAGACGGTTGAAATAAAATCATTTACCGGTGCAGCTAAAGCATTGGGGTTAACCAAAACAACCGTAAGTAGAAAAATATCAGAATTAGAAGAACGTGTTGGCATAAAATTACTCACTCGCAGCACCAGAAGAATAGCGCTAACACATGATGGAGTTTTATTTTATGAAACAATATATAAAGCTTTTTCAGAGCTAAAAACAGCTGAATCACAACTCATTACAGATATAGATAAAGGGAAAATAAAAGTTGTCTTACCTTATGAATTAAATGATGTAGTCGATTACTCTATATTTTACTCATACTTAGAAGCACAAAAAAATATCAATATAGAATTAGAGTTGTGTAACAAATCAAAATACAACCTCATCAATGAAAACATTGACATATTATTCCACTTTAATGAAATTAATGATAATACAATAAAAAGTATCAAACTACTTAACATCAACAAACTAATGGTAGCCAGTCCATCATATATTTCAAAACATGGGGCACCAACTTACCCTACTGAGATCAACACTCATAATTATATAGATTGCATGTCAAATCAATCAGTTGATATTGAGCAAGGAAAAATAAAATTATTTGATGGTAAGTCCTGGGTATATCTTACCCCAAATATCAAGATGAGTTTAGATAGTGCGATACTAGCTAAAAATTTAGCAATCGACGGTTTTGGTATAACAGTATTACCAGAAGAACTTGCAGAAGTAGAGATAGCTAAAGGAACACTAATAAATATATTAGAAGATTATCCTATAAAAAGTAGCATACTCTACTTATCATACATAAAACAACATCCGATCCCGAGTAGAATTACATCTTTTATTAACCACATACATACCAATCTCATCTCGAAATTTAGTGATAGAGTAATAGATCCTGTTTTAGATAGTTCCCATCACTTTAAATAA
- the gloA gene encoding lactoylglutathione lyase, producing MSQVLHTMIRVGNLERSIEFYTRVMGMKLLRQSENPQYKYSLAFVGFDEENRGAAVIELTYNWGTEKYDMGNAFGHIAIGETDIYHRCEAIAAAGGKVTRAPGPVAGGTTEIAFVEDPDGYKIELIQMTSAEKGLG from the coding sequence ATGTCTCAGGTTTTACACACGATGATCCGCGTTGGCAATTTGGAACGCAGTATCGAATTTTACACCCGAGTTATGGGAATGAAGTTACTGCGCCAATCGGAAAATCCGCAATACAAATACAGTTTGGCCTTTGTTGGTTTTGATGAAGAAAATCGGGGTGCAGCAGTTATTGAACTCACCTATAACTGGGGCACTGAAAAATATGATATGGGTAACGCCTTTGGTCATATCGCTATCGGTGAAACAGATATCTATCACCGCTGCGAAGCTATTGCAGCTGCCGGTGGGAAAGTAACCCGAGCCCCCGGCCCTGTTGCTGGAGGCACCACAGAAATTGCATTTGTTGAAGATCCTGACGGTTACAAAATTGAGCTGATCCAGATGACTTCTGCCGAAAAAGGTCTTGGCTAA